Proteins from a genomic interval of Neovison vison isolate M4711 chromosome 4, ASM_NN_V1, whole genome shotgun sequence:
- the PDP1 gene encoding pyruvate dehyrogenase phosphatase catalytic subunit 1 isoform X3 produces the protein MPAPTQLFFPLIRNCELSRIYGTACYCHHRHLCCSSPYLAQSRLRCTPPPAYATFCRPKEGWWQHTQGRRYASTPQKFYLTPPQVNSILKANEYSFKVPEFDGKNVSSVLGFDSNQLPANAPIEDRRSAATCLQTRGMLLGVFDGHAGCACSQAVSERLFYYIAVSLLPHETLLEIENAVESGRALLPILQWHKHPNDYFSKEASKLYFNSLRTYWQELIDLNTGESTDIDVKEALINAFKRLDNDISLEAQVGDPNSFLNYLVLRVAFSGATACVAHVDGVDLHVANTGDSRAMLGVQEEDGSWSAVTLSNDHNAQNERELERLKLEHPKNEAKSVVKQDRLLGLLMPFRAFGDVKFKWSIDLQKRVIESGPDQLNDNEYTKFIPPNYYTPPYLTAEPEVTYHRLRPQDKFLVLATDGLWETMHRQDVVRIVGEYLTGMHHQQPIAVGGYKVTLGQMHGLLTERRAKMSSVFEDQNAATHLIRHAVGNNEFGTVDHERLSKMLSLPEELARMYRDDITIIVVQFNSHVVGAYQNQD, from the coding sequence AACTGTGAACTGAGCCGAATCTATGGCACCGCGTGTTACTGCCACCACAGACATCTGTGCTGCTCGTCTCCATACCTGGCACAGAGCCGCCTGAGATGCACGCCACCCCCGGCGTACGCTACTTTCTGCCGGCCAAAGGAGGGCTGGTGGCAGCACACTCAAGGACGGAGATACGCTTCCACGCCGCAGAAATTTTACCTCACCCCTCCGCAGGTCAACAGCATCCTGAAAGCAAATGAATACAGTTTCAAAGTGCCAGAATTTGATGGCAAAAATGTCAGTTCGGTCCTTGGATTTGACAGCAATCAGCTGCCCGCAAATGCCCCCATCGAGGACCGGAGAAGCGCAGCTACCTGCTTGCAGACCAGAGGGATGCTCTTGGGGGTTTTCGACGGCCATGCAGGCTGCGCTTGTTCCCAGGCAGTCAGTGAGAGACTCTTCTATTATATTGCCGTCTCCTTGTTACCCCATGAGACTTTGCTAGAGATTGAAAATGCAGTAGAGAGTGGTCGGGCCCTGCTGCCCATTCTCCAGTGGCACAAGCACCCCAATGATTACTTCAGTAAGGAGGCATCCAAATTGTATTTCAACAGCTTGAGGACTTACTGGCAAGAGCTTATAGACCTCAACACTGGGGAGTCTACTGATATCGATGTCAAGGAAGCTTTAATTAACGCTTTCAAGAGGCTTGACAATGACATCTCTTTGGAGGCTCAAGTTGGTGATCCCAATTCTTTCCTCAATTACCTGGTGCTTCGAGTGGCATTTTCTGGGGCCACCGCTTGTGTGGCCCACGTGGATGGTGTTGACCTTCATGTGGCCAATACTGGTGATAGCAGAGCCATGCTGGGTGTGCAGGAAGAGGATGGCTCCTGGTCAGCAGTCACTCTCTCCAATGACCACAATGCACAGAACGAAAGAGAACTGGAACGGCTGAAACTGGAACACCCAAAGAATGAGGCCAAGAGTGTGGTGAAACAGGATCGGCTGCTCGGCTTGCTGATGCCTTTTAGGGCTTTTGGAGATGTAAAGTTCAAATGGAGCATTGACCTTCAAAAGAGGGTGATAGAATCAGGCCCAGACCAGTTGAATGACAATGAATATACCAAGTTTATCCCTCCTAATTATTACACGCCTCCTTATCTCACTGCTGAGCCAGAGGTAACTTACCACCGACTGAGGCCACAGGATAAGTTTCTAGTGTTGGCCACTGATGGGCTGTGGGAGACGATGCATAGGCAGGATGTGGTTAGGATTGTGGGTGAGTACCTGACTGGCATGCATCACCAGCAGCCCATAGCTGTTGGCGGCTACAAGGTGACTCTAGGACAGATGCATGGCCTTTTAACAGAGAGGAGAGCCAAGATGTCCTCGGTATTTGAGGACCAGAATGCAGCAACCCATCTCATTCGTCATGCGGTAGGCAACAACGAGTTTGGGACTGTTGATCATGAGCGCCTCTCCAAAATGCTTAGTCTTCCTGAGGAGCTTGCTCGGATGTACAGAGACGACATTACAATCATTGTGGTTCAGTTCAATTCGCATGTTGTAGGGGCATATCAAAACCAAGACTAG
- the PDP1 gene encoding pyruvate dehyrogenase phosphatase catalytic subunit 1 isoform X2 produces MCVCPGPRRIGIPVRSSSLPLFADAMPAPTQLFFPLIRNCELSRIYGTACYCHHRHLCCSSPYLAQSRLRCTPPPAYATFCRPKEGWWQHTQGRRYASTPQKFYLTPPQVNSILKANEYSFKVPEFDGKNVSSVLGFDSNQLPANAPIEDRRSAATCLQTRGMLLGVFDGHAGCACSQAVSERLFYYIAVSLLPHETLLEIENAVESGRALLPILQWHKHPNDYFSKEASKLYFNSLRTYWQELIDLNTGESTDIDVKEALINAFKRLDNDISLEAQVGDPNSFLNYLVLRVAFSGATACVAHVDGVDLHVANTGDSRAMLGVQEEDGSWSAVTLSNDHNAQNERELERLKLEHPKNEAKSVVKQDRLLGLLMPFRAFGDVKFKWSIDLQKRVIESGPDQLNDNEYTKFIPPNYYTPPYLTAEPEVTYHRLRPQDKFLVLATDGLWETMHRQDVVRIVGEYLTGMHHQQPIAVGGYKVTLGQMHGLLTERRAKMSSVFEDQNAATHLIRHAVGNNEFGTVDHERLSKMLSLPEELARMYRDDITIIVVQFNSHVVGAYQNQD; encoded by the coding sequence AACTGTGAACTGAGCCGAATCTATGGCACCGCGTGTTACTGCCACCACAGACATCTGTGCTGCTCGTCTCCATACCTGGCACAGAGCCGCCTGAGATGCACGCCACCCCCGGCGTACGCTACTTTCTGCCGGCCAAAGGAGGGCTGGTGGCAGCACACTCAAGGACGGAGATACGCTTCCACGCCGCAGAAATTTTACCTCACCCCTCCGCAGGTCAACAGCATCCTGAAAGCAAATGAATACAGTTTCAAAGTGCCAGAATTTGATGGCAAAAATGTCAGTTCGGTCCTTGGATTTGACAGCAATCAGCTGCCCGCAAATGCCCCCATCGAGGACCGGAGAAGCGCAGCTACCTGCTTGCAGACCAGAGGGATGCTCTTGGGGGTTTTCGACGGCCATGCAGGCTGCGCTTGTTCCCAGGCAGTCAGTGAGAGACTCTTCTATTATATTGCCGTCTCCTTGTTACCCCATGAGACTTTGCTAGAGATTGAAAATGCAGTAGAGAGTGGTCGGGCCCTGCTGCCCATTCTCCAGTGGCACAAGCACCCCAATGATTACTTCAGTAAGGAGGCATCCAAATTGTATTTCAACAGCTTGAGGACTTACTGGCAAGAGCTTATAGACCTCAACACTGGGGAGTCTACTGATATCGATGTCAAGGAAGCTTTAATTAACGCTTTCAAGAGGCTTGACAATGACATCTCTTTGGAGGCTCAAGTTGGTGATCCCAATTCTTTCCTCAATTACCTGGTGCTTCGAGTGGCATTTTCTGGGGCCACCGCTTGTGTGGCCCACGTGGATGGTGTTGACCTTCATGTGGCCAATACTGGTGATAGCAGAGCCATGCTGGGTGTGCAGGAAGAGGATGGCTCCTGGTCAGCAGTCACTCTCTCCAATGACCACAATGCACAGAACGAAAGAGAACTGGAACGGCTGAAACTGGAACACCCAAAGAATGAGGCCAAGAGTGTGGTGAAACAGGATCGGCTGCTCGGCTTGCTGATGCCTTTTAGGGCTTTTGGAGATGTAAAGTTCAAATGGAGCATTGACCTTCAAAAGAGGGTGATAGAATCAGGCCCAGACCAGTTGAATGACAATGAATATACCAAGTTTATCCCTCCTAATTATTACACGCCTCCTTATCTCACTGCTGAGCCAGAGGTAACTTACCACCGACTGAGGCCACAGGATAAGTTTCTAGTGTTGGCCACTGATGGGCTGTGGGAGACGATGCATAGGCAGGATGTGGTTAGGATTGTGGGTGAGTACCTGACTGGCATGCATCACCAGCAGCCCATAGCTGTTGGCGGCTACAAGGTGACTCTAGGACAGATGCATGGCCTTTTAACAGAGAGGAGAGCCAAGATGTCCTCGGTATTTGAGGACCAGAATGCAGCAACCCATCTCATTCGTCATGCGGTAGGCAACAACGAGTTTGGGACTGTTGATCATGAGCGCCTCTCCAAAATGCTTAGTCTTCCTGAGGAGCTTGCTCGGATGTACAGAGACGACATTACAATCATTGTGGTTCAGTTCAATTCGCATGTTGTAGGGGCATATCAAAACCAAGACTAG